The Rhododendron vialii isolate Sample 1 chromosome 6a, ASM3025357v1 genome includes a window with the following:
- the LOC131330383 gene encoding uncharacterized protein LOC131330383, whose product MQIAFRGRKTTKMQNILAVCSFGMKFTFVYPGWEGSAHDGRVFLAATTNPSYMFPHLPVNKYYVVDSGYTNMVGYLAPYKGQRYHRDHWNGANTIFATPQELFNYKHSSLRNVIERCFGVLKARFPILKSMPSYSPARQPSIVMACCVVHNMIVIHKRRDEYFDGYMEADEWEGDSDDDGGGDGQVELVNTSP is encoded by the exons ATGCAAATTGCATTTCGTGGAAGAAAAACCACGAAAATGCAGAATATATTGGCTGTGTGTTCCTTCGGCATGAAGTTCACATTCGTGTACCCAGGTTGGGAAGGTAGCGCACACGACGGGCGTGTGTTCTTAGCAGCAACCACGAATCCGTCCTATATGTTCCCACACCTACCAGTCA ATAAGTACTATGTCGTCGATTCTGGATACACCAACATGGTAGGGTATCTGGCTCCATACAAAGGACAAAGATATCACAGGGACCATTGGAATGGGGCTAATACAATATTCGCCACACCACAAGAGCTATTCAACTATAAGCACTCATCGTTGAGGAATGTAATCGAAAGATGCTTTGGGGTGTTGAAAGCGAGGTTTCCAATACTGAAGTCAATGCCAAGTTATAGCCCAGCCCGTCAGCCATCGATTGTTATGGCGTGTTGTGTTGTCCACAATATGATCGTAATCCACAAAAGGAGAGATGAATATTTCGATGGTTATATGGAAGCGGACGAATGGGAGGGAGATAgtgatgatgatggtggtggtgacggCCAAGTAGAGCTTGTCAACACGTCTCCTTAG